The Glycine soja cultivar W05 chromosome 6, ASM419377v2, whole genome shotgun sequence genome has a window encoding:
- the LOC114415532 gene encoding uncharacterized protein LOC114415532 encodes MPMVSQEETLVEAALRVLNTADPFEKARLGDSVASRWLNGDIAEPYDPSGSDLTLPDRPARLSSVKLVAPSLMPKLGRAGSLQSRIAIVHSLTHTESWAIDLSWDIIARFGKQESMPREFFTDFVKVAQDEGRHFSLLAARLEELGSYYGALPAHDGLWDSATATSKDLLARLAVEHCVHEARGLDVVPTTILRFRNNGDNTTADLLESVVYPEEITHCAAGVKWFKYLCERSRNPASEQEEESGSGSRTEEHEAIAKFHAIVRAYFRGPLKPPFNEAARKEAGFGPQWYEPLAVKEVNSIPNY; translated from the exons ATGCCTATGGTCTCCCAGGAAGAAACCTTAGTGGAAGCGGCGCTCCGAGTTCTGAACACCGCCGACCCGTTCGAGAAGGCGCGACTCGGCGACTCGGTGGCTTCGCGGTGGCTCAATGGCGACATAGCAGAACCCTACGACCCTTCCGGCTCCGATCTCACGCTCCCTGATCGCCCCGCAAGACTATCCTCT GTGAAGTTGGTGGCGCCGAGCTTGATGCCGAAGCTGGGTAGAGCGGGCAGCTTGCAGAGCAGGATAGCCATTGTTCATAGCCTCACTCACACTGAAAGCTGGGCCATTGACTTGTCTTGG GATATAATAGCACGTTTTGGCAAGCAAGAGTCAATGCCTAGAGAGTTCTTTACAGATTTTGTGAAGGTGGCACAGGATGAAGGGCGACACTTCAGTCTTCTTGCTGCACGGCTTGAGGAGCTTGGTTCTTATTATGGAGCATTACCAGCTCATGATGGCCTTTGGGATTCTGCCACTGCTACTTCCAAGGATTTACTAGCACGATTAGCTGTTGAACACTGTGTCCACGAG GCCAGAGGACTTGATGTGGTGCCTACAACAATCTTACGATTCCGCAACAACGGTGATAACACTACGGCAGATTTACTAGAAAGTGTAGTTTATCCAGAAGAGATTACTCATTGTGCTGCTGGAGTGAAGTGGTTCAAGTATCTATGTGAGAGGTCTAGAAATCCAGCCTCAgagcaagaagaagaaagtgGAAGTGGAAGTAGAACAGAGGAGCATGAAGCGATAGCAAAGTTTCATGCAATAGTGAGGGCATATTTTAGAGGACCTTTAAAACCACCGTTTAATGAGGCAGCCAGAAAAGAAGCTGGATTTGGTCCTCAGTGGTATGAACCGCTTGCAGTTAAAGAGGTTAATAGTATACCCAATTACTAA